The Mycetohabitans endofungorum genome contains a region encoding:
- a CDS encoding YchJ family metal-binding protein produces MHLSPEAPCPCGAMQQGRSARYGPCCARFIEDGEAAPSALELMRSRYTAYTLHAFDYLRQTWDPATCPPDLSCNADTPTRWLGLTVKQHVSDDDAHSRVEFIARYRSAGAGGGRAQRLHELSRFCRGDDGRWRYVDGDILD; encoded by the coding sequence CTGCACTTGTCGCCCGAGGCGCCGTGCCCCTGCGGCGCAATGCAGCAAGGCCGCTCGGCACGTTATGGCCCCTGCTGCGCGCGCTTCATCGAAGACGGCGAAGCGGCGCCCTCGGCGCTCGAGTTGATGCGCTCGCGCTATACCGCCTATACGCTCCATGCGTTCGACTACTTGCGCCAGACGTGGGATCCTGCCACCTGTCCACCGGATCTCAGCTGCAACGCCGATACACCAACCCGCTGGCTCGGCTTGACGGTCAAGCAACACGTCAGCGACGATGATGCGCATAGCCGGGTCGAGTTCATCGCGCGCTACCGAAGCGCCGGCGCAGGTGGCGGGCGCGCACAGCGGCTGCACGAGCTGAGCCGGTTTTGCCGCGGTGACGACGGTCGGTGGCGCTACGTTGACGGCGACATACTCGATTAA
- a CDS encoding sulfate ABC transporter substrate-binding protein → MAIHRAKWLVLAVCLILALAATEGARANESLLNVSYDVTRELYEDINASFVASYTKSTGESISIRQSHGASTSQALSVLYGRQADIVTMNHPTDIDLLVQRGKLLPENWRTRLPNSSSPYSTTVVFVVRKGNPKKIRDWDDLARPGIQVIMVHPKTSGNGRYTYLAAWGYKLQRGGDDAQAKKFVKAIMADTPTFDTGGRGATMTFTQHGIGDVLVTFENEVASIIGGEGGENYEAIYPSISLLVEPPVALVDKVVDERNTREQAQAYLNYLWSPKAQQIIANHHFRPRDATILAMHSAKFPAIKTFTVEQVFGGWAKAEQTHFIDGGTLDEIVPQKRR, encoded by the coding sequence ATGGCGATTCACCGTGCAAAATGGCTCGTGTTGGCGGTGTGCCTGATATTAGCGCTAGCAGCGACGGAGGGCGCGCGTGCCAACGAGTCGCTGCTGAATGTGTCATATGACGTTACGCGCGAACTCTATGAGGATATCAACGCCAGCTTCGTCGCCAGCTATACGAAGAGCACAGGCGAATCCATATCGATCAGGCAGTCGCACGGTGCATCAACTTCCCAGGCGTTGTCCGTGCTATACGGGCGGCAGGCCGATATCGTAACGATGAACCATCCAACGGATATCGATCTGCTCGTTCAGCGTGGGAAACTTTTGCCTGAAAACTGGCGTACGCGGCTGCCGAATTCGAGCAGCCCTTATTCGACTACGGTGGTGTTCGTTGTGCGCAAGGGTAATCCGAAAAAGATTAGGGACTGGGATGACCTCGCGCGGCCGGGTATTCAGGTCATTATGGTTCACCCCAAAACATCGGGTAACGGCCGTTATACCTATTTGGCTGCATGGGGCTACAAACTGCAGCGGGGAGGGGATGACGCTCAGGCGAAGAAATTTGTGAAAGCGATTATGGCTGATACGCCGACGTTTGATACCGGGGGGCGAGGCGCAACGATGACGTTCACGCAGCATGGTATCGGCGACGTACTCGTGACGTTCGAGAATGAAGTGGCTTCTATCATAGGTGGCGAAGGGGGAGAGAACTATGAAGCGATATATCCGTCGATAAGCTTGCTTGTTGAGCCGCCGGTTGCCCTGGTGGACAAGGTCGTCGACGAGCGCAACACGCGTGAGCAAGCCCAGGCGTATCTCAATTACCTATGGTCGCCTAAGGCGCAGCAAATCATCGCAAATCACCATTTTCGACCACGCGACGCGACGATATTGGCGATGCATTCAGCGAAGTTTCCAGCAATTAAGACGTTTACTGTCGAACAGGTATTTGGTGGTTGGGCTAAAGCGGAGCAAACGCATTTTATCGACGGCGGAACGCTTGACGAAATAGTTCCGCAAAAGCGTCGATAG
- a CDS encoding Na+/H+ antiporter: MQIVFNILILLLAVAASGLIDRLVHVPLPMPLIQILVGAALAFAPLDLATQLRLDPEIFMLLVIPPLLFADGWRIPKREFFRQRRAILMLALFLVLFTVAGLGYFIHWMIPQMPLPVAFALAAVLSPTDAVALSGVAGPGRIPPHLMHILEGEALMNDASGLVAFKFAVAAAVTGVFSLRDATIGFVLIAAGGLLVGAAIAWAVSFVSSRLSQLPGDGDPAAGALVTLLIPFAAYLFAEHLGLSGILSAVSAGMAMNYAPIAHVGPLDIRVRTQSAWSLIEFVFNGVAFTLLGMQFPHLIAPVLIDAHHSGATDFWTLLSQLAAVIIVLYALRFVWVWLLRWFASRRASRQGVKGAVPGLRIVALTTVAGVRGAITLAGVLSLPIALPDGTPLPARELAVFIASSVILASLAIGLIGLPLLTSGVRRGVDPHAQEERDARVAAADAAIRAIDGELTSLSAGEDTARAAAAGDVAARLCDAYRHRKARLGEEQAQRQQARLTESVEVQMRFAAMRAERMALVRLRGANRINDVTLNKLIREIDLSETALSTRAGKRRL, translated from the coding sequence ATGCAAATCGTTTTTAATATTCTCATTCTGCTGTTGGCCGTCGCGGCGTCGGGGCTGATCGACCGGCTGGTACACGTCCCGCTGCCGATGCCGCTGATTCAGATCCTCGTCGGCGCCGCGCTTGCCTTCGCGCCGCTGGACCTGGCGACGCAGCTGCGGCTGGACCCGGAGATCTTTATGCTGCTGGTCATTCCGCCGCTGCTTTTTGCCGACGGATGGCGGATCCCGAAGCGCGAATTCTTCAGGCAACGCCGCGCGATCCTCATGTTGGCGCTGTTTCTGGTGCTTTTCACCGTCGCCGGTCTGGGCTACTTCATCCATTGGATGATCCCACAGATGCCGCTGCCGGTCGCCTTTGCGCTGGCTGCTGTACTGTCGCCGACCGATGCAGTCGCGCTCAGCGGCGTCGCCGGCCCTGGGCGCATTCCACCCCACCTGATGCACATTCTCGAAGGCGAGGCGTTGATGAACGACGCGTCAGGGTTGGTCGCGTTTAAGTTCGCGGTCGCCGCGGCGGTCACGGGCGTGTTTTCGCTGCGTGACGCCACGATCGGTTTTGTGCTGATCGCCGCCGGCGGGCTGCTGGTCGGCGCGGCCATCGCATGGGCGGTCAGCTTCGTGTCCAGCCGCCTGTCGCAGCTGCCCGGCGACGGTGACCCGGCGGCCGGCGCACTGGTCACGTTGCTGATACCGTTTGCTGCGTACCTGTTCGCCGAACATCTGGGATTGTCCGGCATCCTGTCTGCGGTGTCGGCTGGGATGGCAATGAACTATGCGCCGATCGCGCACGTGGGTCCGCTGGATATACGGGTGCGTACGCAGAGTGCATGGTCGCTGATCGAATTCGTTTTCAACGGCGTCGCGTTCACGCTGCTCGGCATGCAGTTCCCGCACCTGATCGCGCCGGTGCTGATCGACGCGCATCATAGTGGCGCGACAGACTTCTGGACGTTGCTCAGCCAGCTCGCTGCAGTGATTATCGTGCTGTATGCGTTGCGCTTCGTCTGGGTCTGGTTGCTGCGCTGGTTCGCCAGCCGCCGCGCGTCTCGGCAAGGTGTCAAGGGCGCGGTGCCGGGCTTGCGGATCGTCGCGCTGACGACCGTGGCCGGCGTGCGCGGTGCGATCACGCTGGCCGGCGTGCTGTCACTGCCGATCGCGCTGCCGGATGGCACGCCGCTGCCCGCTCGGGAGCTAGCGGTGTTCATTGCGTCGAGCGTGATATTAGCGTCGCTCGCCATTGGCCTAATCGGACTGCCACTGCTCACGAGCGGTGTGCGGCGCGGCGTTGATCCGCACGCGCAAGAAGAGCGCGACGCGCGCGTGGCGGCCGCCGACGCAGCGATCCGCGCAATCGATGGCGAGCTGACGTCACTGAGCGCCGGCGAGGACACCGCACGCGCAGCGGCTGCTGGCGACGTGGCGGCGCGCCTGTGCGACGCATACCGGCATCGCAAGGCCAGGTTGGGCGAGGAGCAAGCGCAACGGCAGCAGGCGCGACTCACCGAGAGCGTCGAGGTGCAGATGCGTTTTGCCGCGATGCGCGCGGAGCGCATGGCGCTGGTGCGGTTGCGCGGGGCCAATCGGATCAACGACGTGACGCTGAATAAGCTGATTCGCGAGATCGACCTGTCCGAGACGGCGCTATCCACGCGCGCCGGTAAGCGACGGTTATGA
- a CDS encoding solute carrier family 23 protein: MFDSYFPCWRRVSGVAGRSSVPPGVIAPDERLPVAQTLAMGVQHVVAMFGSTILAPLLMGFDPNLCVLMSGIGTLLFFVLVGGRVPSYLGSSFAFIGLVIAATGYTGQGPNLNVPVALGGIVACGVVYTAIGLWVTVVGTSWIEKLMPPVVTGAVVAVIGLNLAPIAVKGVTATTFDAAMALLTVVTVGIIAVFTRGIVQRLLILVGLALAYAMYALVTNGLGLGEPIDFSVVARAAWFGMPRFATPVFQMPAMSLLAPVAVILVAENLGHIKAVGAMTGQSLDQYIGRAFVGDGLATIVSGLAGGTGVTTYAENIGVMAATKIYSTLVFVVAALIAVVLGFSPKFGALIATIPGPVLGGVSIVVFGLIAVTGARIWVENRVDFTENRNLIVAAVTLVLGAGDFTVHLGNFALGGLGTATFGAILLYALLRRHGR, translated from the coding sequence ATGTTTGATTCCTACTTTCCATGCTGGCGTAGGGTCAGCGGCGTAGCCGGGCGCTCCAGCGTGCCGCCCGGCGTCATTGCACCCGACGAGCGGCTGCCGGTCGCACAGACGCTGGCGATGGGCGTGCAGCATGTGGTCGCGATGTTCGGCTCGACCATACTCGCGCCGTTGTTGATGGGATTCGATCCGAACCTGTGCGTCCTGATGTCGGGTATCGGCACGCTGCTGTTTTTTGTGTTGGTCGGCGGCCGCGTGCCGAGTTACCTCGGATCGAGTTTTGCGTTCATTGGACTGGTGATCGCCGCCACGGGCTACACTGGGCAGGGTCCGAATCTGAACGTGCCGGTCGCGTTGGGCGGCATCGTCGCGTGCGGCGTTGTCTATACGGCGATCGGGCTGTGGGTGACCGTGGTCGGCACGAGCTGGATCGAGAAGCTGATGCCGCCGGTGGTCACCGGCGCGGTGGTGGCCGTGATCGGCCTGAACCTTGCGCCGATCGCAGTTAAGGGCGTCACGGCGACGACATTCGATGCGGCGATGGCGTTGCTGACCGTGGTCACCGTCGGCATAATCGCCGTGTTCACGCGCGGCATCGTGCAACGGCTGTTGATTCTCGTCGGACTGGCGCTTGCCTATGCGATGTATGCGCTCGTCACCAACGGGCTTGGGCTGGGCGAGCCGATCGACTTTTCGGTCGTTGCTCGCGCCGCCTGGTTCGGGATGCCGCGATTCGCGACGCCGGTATTCCAAATGCCGGCGATGTCGCTGCTGGCGCCGGTCGCGGTGATCCTGGTCGCGGAGAACCTTGGTCACATCAAGGCAGTCGGCGCAATGACCGGCCAGAGCCTGGACCAATATATTGGCCGTGCGTTCGTCGGCGACGGTTTGGCCACCATCGTGTCGGGCCTCGCTGGCGGTACTGGCGTGACGACATACGCGGAGAATATCGGCGTGATGGCCGCCACAAAGATCTACTCGACGCTCGTATTCGTGGTGGCCGCGCTGATCGCGGTCGTGCTCGGTTTCTCGCCGAAGTTCGGTGCGCTCATCGCGACGATCCCAGGCCCCGTCCTCGGCGGCGTATCGATCGTCGTATTCGGGCTGATCGCGGTGACCGGCGCGCGCATTTGGGTCGAGAACCGCGTCGATTTCACCGAAAACCGTAATCTGATCGTGGCCGCAGTCACGCTGGTGCTGGGCGCGGGCGACTTTACGGTGCACCTGGGCAACTTCGCGCTCGGCGGCCTTGGCACCGCGACGTTCGGCGCTATCTTGCTGTACGCGCTGTTGCGCCGGCACGGGCGCTAG
- the bioB gene encoding biotin synthase BioB — protein sequence MTMTQSTAHTGLPASIARGGSDTCALADISTARAERSSTTDVTRNQHTMRWSTCDIAALYELPLGDLLLRAQQTHRDHCAPNAIELSALLSIRNAGCEEDCARCPSSAHPGMGLKAAPLMSLHDVLSAARAAKESGASRFCLSAAWRNPKARHWDKILEMIRGVKALGLQTCATLGMLNDEQAKALRDAGLDYYNHNLDTSPEFYGQIISTRTYQDRLDTLERVRNAGIAVCCGGIVGLGESRRDRAGLIAQLANMTPYPESVPINALMRVKSTPQADATALDPFEFVRTIAVARITMPTAVIRLSAGREHMDDALQALCFFAGANAVLYADPLLEPGHPQLAKDCALFARLGLHIA from the coding sequence ATGACTATGACCCAAAGCACGGCCCACACTGGCCTGCCAGCGTCCATTGCTCGGGGCGGTTCAGATACATGCGCGCTGGCCGACATCAGTACAGCGAGGGCCGAACGCAGCAGTACCACCGATGTCACGCGTAACCAGCACACCATGCGCTGGAGCACCTGCGACATCGCTGCCTTGTACGAATTGCCTCTGGGCGATCTGCTGTTGCGTGCGCAGCAAACACATCGCGACCACTGCGCTCCAAACGCCATCGAGCTGTCAGCGCTGCTGTCGATCAGAAACGCCGGGTGCGAGGAAGACTGCGCCCGCTGCCCTTCATCCGCTCACCCTGGCATGGGACTGAAGGCGGCGCCGCTCATGTCGCTGCACGACGTGCTCAGTGCAGCCCGCGCGGCCAAGGAAAGCGGCGCGAGCCGGTTCTGCCTAAGCGCCGCATGGCGCAATCCCAAGGCGCGGCATTGGGACAAGATCCTGGAGATGATCCGCGGCGTTAAGGCGCTCGGGCTCCAGACCTGCGCCACGCTGGGCATGCTCAACGACGAGCAGGCCAAGGCACTGCGCGATGCGGGACTGGACTACTACAACCACAATCTCGACACCTCGCCCGAGTTCTATGGGCAAATCATTTCGACCCGCACTTATCAGGACCGCCTGGACACGCTCGAGCGAGTGCGCAATGCGGGCATCGCGGTGTGTTGCGGCGGCATCGTCGGGCTGGGCGAGTCGCGCCGCGACCGGGCCGGGTTGATTGCACAACTGGCGAACATGACGCCCTACCCAGAATCGGTGCCAATCAACGCTCTGATGCGCGTGAAGAGCACGCCGCAAGCCGATGCCACGGCGCTCGACCCGTTCGAGTTCGTCCGCACGATTGCCGTCGCGCGCATCACAATGCCCACGGCAGTGATCCGCCTGTCGGCCGGACGCGAGCACATGGACGATGCGCTGCAGGCGCTATGCTTTTTTGCCGGCGCCAACGCCGTACTCTACGCAGACCCCTTGCTGGAACCGGGGCACCCGCAGCTGGCCAAGGACTGCGCGCTGTTCGCCCGGCTGGGACTGCACATCGCGTAA
- a CDS encoding indolepyruvate ferredoxin oxidoreductase family protein: MGVDRLPFGSQDPLLFAYQLSDNLRATRGRIFLTGTQALVRLALMQSALDKARGLNTAGFISGYRGSPLGMVDQQLWKAKPHLDAGGIRFLPAVNEELGGTAVLGTQRVEADPQRTVDGVFAMWYGKGPGVDRAGDALKHGNAYGSSPHGGVLVVAGDDHGCVSSSMPHQSDFTMIAWQMPIVNPANVADMLEFGLYGWALSRFSGNWVGFKAISETVESGSTVDLDALRTEWSAPADCVSPPHGLHNRWPDLPSLAIEARMAAKLDAVRHFARVNSIDKWVARSTHANVGIVTCGKAHLDLMEALRRLGLTVQDLDAAGVRIYKVGLSFPLEMTRIDAFVNGLSEVLVIEEKGPVVEQQIKDNLFNRRADARPVVIGKHDVQGRPLLSALGELRPSRVLPVFADWLARHKPALDRRERVVELVAPQILSNAADVVRRVPYFCSGCPHNTSTRVPEGSIAQAGIGCHFMASWMERDTTGLTQMGGEGVDWASHSMFTKTPHVFQNLGDGTYFHSGLLAIRQAVAARTNITYKILYNDAVAMTGGQPVDGSISVPQIARQVEAEGIAALVVVSDEPQKYQGHEGLFPRGTTFQPRAQLDEVQRRLRDTPGVTVLIYDQTCAAEKRRRRKKGELPDPDRRLFINEAVCEGCGDCGVQSNCLSVEPLETPLGRKRRIEQSSCNKDYSCVNGFCPSFVTVRGAKLKQPAGTAFDVNALSAVAARLPRPATPLGDAPYDILVAGVGGTGVVTAGALISMAAHLDRKSASVLDFMGFAQKGGAVLSFVRFAATDALLNQARIDTQQADLLLACDMVVGAGADALQTVRHGRTRIIVNTHPIPTASFVGNPDADLHAPALLDKMRYAAGDERLETCDAQALAQRFLGDRIGSNILMLGYAWQRGLVPVSLDAMLRAIELNNVAVSANKVAFSLGRVAAADAAALDGLLHTPRAEAPTLPFSVTPDVATDVDAVIADRQARLLAYGGARYVARFCALLDKVREAERRLAPGGAAAGHRSEPLTRAVATTFFKLLAVKDEYEVARLYSDGTFRQALQAQFDGVAGRDFRIEFNMAPPALTHAALGQRPKKVRLGQWMWPALGVLARLKGLRGTPLDPFGRTLERRMERQLALDYESSIDALLGVLSPDTLSDAVRLAEVMQQVRGYGPVKLASVVAAKARERALARRLGIEPATGDAVRTALEQAPATGALRGIPVVAR; encoded by the coding sequence ATGGGCGTCGATCGCCTCCCGTTCGGATCGCAGGATCCGCTACTGTTTGCCTACCAGCTGTCAGATAATCTGCGCGCCACCCGTGGCCGCATCTTTCTCACCGGGACGCAGGCGCTGGTGCGGCTCGCGTTGATGCAAAGCGCGCTAGACAAGGCGCGGGGGCTCAATACGGCAGGGTTCATCAGCGGCTATCGCGGCTCGCCGTTGGGCATGGTGGATCAGCAATTGTGGAAGGCTAAGCCCCATCTCGATGCGGGTGGCATCCGCTTCCTGCCGGCCGTCAACGAGGAACTCGGTGGCACCGCGGTACTCGGCACGCAGCGCGTGGAGGCCGACCCGCAGCGCACCGTCGACGGTGTGTTCGCGATGTGGTATGGCAAGGGCCCGGGTGTGGATCGCGCCGGCGACGCGCTCAAGCACGGCAATGCGTATGGCTCGTCGCCGCACGGCGGCGTGCTGGTGGTGGCCGGCGACGATCATGGCTGCGTGTCCTCGTCAATGCCGCACCAGAGCGACTTTACTATGATCGCGTGGCAGATGCCGATCGTCAATCCGGCGAATGTCGCCGACATGCTCGAGTTCGGCTTGTACGGCTGGGCGCTGTCGCGGTTTTCGGGAAACTGGGTCGGCTTCAAGGCGATTTCTGAGACGGTCGAATCGGGCTCGACCGTGGACCTGGACGCGTTGCGAACCGAATGGTCCGCGCCGGCCGACTGTGTCAGCCCGCCGCACGGGCTACACAACCGCTGGCCCGATTTGCCAAGTCTGGCCATCGAGGCGCGCATGGCGGCTAAGCTTGACGCGGTCAGACATTTTGCGCGTGTCAACAGCATCGACAAGTGGGTGGCGCGCAGTACGCATGCGAACGTGGGCATCGTCACGTGCGGCAAGGCACACTTGGACCTGATGGAAGCTTTGCGGCGGCTCGGGCTCACGGTGCAGGATCTGGACGCCGCTGGTGTTCGCATTTACAAAGTCGGCCTGTCGTTCCCGCTCGAGATGACCCGCATTGACGCCTTCGTCAACGGGCTGTCAGAAGTACTCGTGATCGAGGAGAAAGGACCGGTCGTCGAGCAGCAGATCAAGGATAACTTGTTCAACCGCCGCGCCGATGCGCGGCCCGTGGTAATCGGTAAGCACGATGTGCAGGGGCGGCCATTGCTGTCGGCGCTCGGCGAGCTGCGTCCGTCGCGTGTGCTACCGGTATTCGCCGATTGGTTGGCACGCCACAAGCCGGCGTTGGACCGCCGCGAGCGGGTGGTCGAACTGGTCGCACCGCAGATCCTGTCGAACGCGGCCGATGTGGTGCGCCGGGTGCCGTATTTTTGTTCCGGCTGTCCACATAATACGTCGACCCGCGTGCCGGAGGGGTCGATCGCGCAGGCGGGCATTGGCTGCCACTTCATGGCCTCGTGGATGGAGCGGGATACGACCGGGCTGACCCAGATGGGCGGCGAGGGGGTGGATTGGGCCTCGCACTCGATGTTCACGAAGACGCCGCACGTATTCCAGAATCTGGGCGATGGCACGTATTTCCATTCCGGCTTGCTGGCGATTCGCCAGGCGGTGGCGGCGCGTACGAATATCACGTACAAAATCCTGTACAACGATGCAGTCGCGATGACCGGCGGGCAACCCGTGGACGGCAGTATCTCCGTGCCGCAGATCGCGCGGCAGGTCGAGGCCGAGGGCATTGCAGCGCTCGTCGTGGTCAGCGATGAGCCGCAGAAATACCAGGGGCACGAGGGGCTGTTTCCGCGCGGCACCACGTTTCAACCCCGCGCGCAACTCGATGAGGTGCAGCGTCGCCTGCGCGACACGCCCGGTGTTACCGTATTGATCTACGACCAGACCTGTGCCGCCGAGAAGCGGCGTCGCCGTAAGAAGGGCGAGCTCCCTGATCCGGATCGGCGCCTGTTCATCAACGAGGCGGTATGCGAGGGATGTGGCGATTGCGGCGTGCAGTCCAATTGCCTGTCCGTCGAGCCGCTGGAGACACCGTTGGGACGCAAGCGCCGTATCGAGCAATCATCGTGCAACAAGGACTACTCGTGTGTAAACGGCTTCTGCCCGAGCTTTGTGACCGTGCGGGGCGCGAAGCTGAAGCAGCCGGCCGGCACTGCATTTGACGTCAATGCATTATCCGCGGTGGCGGCGCGGCTGCCACGGCCGGCAACGCCATTGGGCGATGCACCGTACGATATTCTGGTGGCCGGCGTGGGCGGCACGGGTGTAGTCACCGCGGGTGCGCTGATCTCGATGGCTGCCCACCTGGATCGCAAGAGTGCATCAGTGCTCGATTTTATGGGATTCGCGCAAAAAGGTGGCGCGGTGCTGTCGTTCGTGCGGTTTGCCGCGACCGACGCGCTGCTGAACCAGGCGCGTATCGATACACAGCAGGCCGACTTGCTGCTGGCCTGCGACATGGTCGTGGGCGCGGGCGCCGACGCACTGCAAACGGTCCGGCATGGCCGTACCCGCATCATCGTCAATACCCATCCCATTCCGACCGCTTCGTTTGTCGGCAATCCTGATGCAGACCTTCACGCGCCAGCGTTGCTCGATAAGATGCGCTACGCAGCAGGTGACGAGCGACTCGAGACCTGCGATGCGCAGGCGCTCGCGCAACGGTTTCTCGGCGACAGGATCGGCTCCAACATTCTGATGCTCGGCTATGCGTGGCAGCGTGGCCTCGTGCCGGTATCACTCGATGCGATGCTGCGCGCGATCGAGTTGAACAACGTCGCGGTCAGCGCGAACAAGGTGGCATTCTCGCTCGGTCGGGTCGCCGCCGCGGATGCGGCGGCGCTCGACGGGCTGCTTCATACGCCGCGTGCCGAGGCCCCGACGCTGCCGTTCTCGGTGACGCCCGATGTCGCCACCGACGTGGACGCAGTGATTGCCGATCGCCAGGCTCGGCTGCTCGCCTATGGCGGGGCGCGGTACGTTGCGCGCTTTTGCGCGTTGCTCGACAAGGTACGTGAGGCGGAGCGGCGCCTGGCGCCCGGTGGCGCGGCAGCCGGGCACCGCAGTGAACCGTTGACGCGTGCAGTGGCGACGACCTTCTTCAAGCTGCTGGCCGTCAAAGACGAATACGAGGTCGCGCGCCTTTATAGCGACGGTACATTCCGGCAGGCGCTGCAGGCGCAATTTGACGGTGTGGCGGGACGCGATTTCCGTATCGAGTTCAACATGGCGCCCCCGGCACTCACGCACGCAGCTCTCGGGCAGCGGCCGAAGAAGGTGCGGCTGGGCCAATGGATGTGGCCTGCACTCGGTGTACTGGCCCGGCTCAAGGGATTGCGTGGCACGCCGCTGGATCCGTTCGGCAGAACGCTGGAAAGGCGCATGGAGCGGCAACTCGCGTTGGACTATGAGTCCAGCATCGATGCGCTGCTTGGCGTGCTTTCACCCGATACGTTGTCCGACGCGGTGCGGCTGGCTGAAGTCATGCAGCAAGTGCGTGGCTATGGACCGGTCAAGCTCGCCAGCGTGGTCGCAGCCAAGGCCCGCGAGCGCGCGCTCGCGCGGCGGCTTGGCATCGAGCCGGCGACCGGCGACGCGGTGCGGACCGCGCTCGAGCAGGCGCCCGCGACCGGCGCGTTGCGCGGTATACCGGTGGTGGCGCGCTGA
- the hemN gene encoding oxygen-independent coproporphyrinogen III oxidase, producing the protein MTTTRDLFDAELISRYALDGPRYTSYPSAALFNSSLNVETYQGAIQRSNARGGDLSLYVHLPFCDTVCFYCGCNKVVTKNRSRADRYVETLSRELALQSTLFGQGRRIRQLHWGGGTPTFLCRLQIMQLMNWIGEHFTLTPDWNDVEYSIEIDPRAINDSTIAVLREMGFNRLSLGVQDFDPLVQQAVNRLQPHETTTDAIRQARESGYKSISVDLIYGLPHQTVSSYARTLDTIIELAPDRLSVFAYSHLPHLFKMQRQIDSNALPSPAQRLAILQLVIERLSDAGYVYIGMDHFARPDDELAIAQRNGTLHRNFQGYSTHADCDVLGIGASSIGRIDDVYAQNEKDVERYEARVRRGELPLSRGWRLNADDQLRRDVIGQLMCAFSLRFAQVEATYGIRFSSYFEQELERLRALQADGLVSVDNEGIVVPMRGRLLIRNICMTFDRYVDTSSGAVQYSKTV; encoded by the coding sequence ATGACGACCACCCGCGACCTGTTCGATGCTGAGTTGATCAGCCGCTACGCGCTCGACGGCCCCCGCTACACGTCCTATCCGAGCGCGGCGTTGTTCAATTCATCGCTGAACGTCGAGACATACCAAGGCGCCATCCAACGGTCCAATGCGCGTGGCGGGGACTTATCGCTGTATGTGCATCTTCCATTTTGTGACACCGTTTGCTTTTACTGTGGCTGCAACAAAGTCGTCACGAAAAACCGCAGCCGCGCCGACCGCTACGTCGAAACGCTGAGCCGGGAGCTTGCGCTGCAATCGACGCTGTTCGGACAAGGCCGGCGGATACGCCAACTGCATTGGGGGGGCGGCACGCCAACGTTCCTGTGCCGGCTTCAAATCATGCAGTTGATGAACTGGATCGGCGAGCATTTCACACTCACGCCGGATTGGAACGACGTCGAGTATTCAATCGAGATCGATCCTCGCGCGATTAACGATTCGACAATCGCAGTGCTGCGCGAGATGGGCTTCAACCGTCTGAGCCTGGGCGTACAAGATTTCGATCCGCTCGTGCAGCAAGCGGTCAACCGGCTCCAGCCACACGAGACGACAACCGACGCGATCCGCCAGGCACGCGAGAGTGGCTACAAGTCGATCAGCGTCGATTTGATCTATGGGTTGCCGCACCAGACGGTATCGAGCTATGCGCGCACGCTCGACACCATCATCGAACTTGCACCGGACCGGCTGTCAGTGTTCGCTTACTCCCACCTGCCGCATCTGTTCAAGATGCAGCGCCAGATCGATTCGAACGCGCTGCCATCGCCCGCGCAGCGGCTGGCGATCCTGCAGTTAGTCATCGAACGGCTCAGCGACGCCGGCTACGTCTATATCGGGATGGATCATTTTGCCCGGCCGGACGACGAGCTGGCGATCGCGCAACGCAACGGCACGCTGCACCGCAACTTTCAAGGCTACAGCACCCACGCTGACTGCGACGTATTGGGCATCGGTGCGTCCTCGATTGGCCGCATCGACGATGTCTACGCGCAAAACGAAAAGGACGTCGAGCGCTACGAGGCTCGGGTGCGCCGCGGCGAGCTGCCGCTTTCTCGTGGCTGGCGGCTGAACGCCGATGACCAGCTGCGACGAGACGTGATAGGGCAATTGATGTGTGCATTCTCCTTGCGCTTCGCGCAGGTCGAGGCGACGTACGGCATACGCTTCTCGTCGTATTTCGAGCAGGAGCTGGAGCGCCTGCGTGCACTGCAAGCCGACGGGCTGGTGTCGGTAGACAATGAAGGCATCGTCGTACCGATGCGCGGCCGGCTGCTGATTCGCAATATCTGCATGACGTTCGACCGCTATGTGGATACCTCCAGCGGCGCGGTGCAGTACTCGAAGACGGTCTGA